A section of the Triticum dicoccoides isolate Atlit2015 ecotype Zavitan chromosome 7A, WEW_v2.0, whole genome shotgun sequence genome encodes:
- the LOC119334188 gene encoding mediator of RNA polymerase II transcription subunit 15a-like: MDANCRTDLAAGVDPPPIATGGDWRTQLQPRGRSRIVNIIMEAMKNFLRVSKPEELNQLREIAAGFENRAYTAATNLSNYLRKISLRMLSMEMKTQQAPRNSRVVPDQTNSRKELPIWTIYGPIGWDPTAGTPPTGGVWRAKLQLKDRSRIVDMMYVGSLINLI; encoded by the exons ATGGACGCCAACTGCCGGACCGACCTTGCCGCCGGCGTTGACCCACCCCCCATAGCTACCGGAGGCGATTGGCGAACCCAGCTCCAGCCCAGAGGGCGCAGCAGGATCGTCAatattat AATGGAAGCTATGAAGAATTTTCTGCGAGTATCTAAGCCAGAGGAGCTGAACCAACTTCGAGAAATCGCTGCGGGATTTGAAAACCGGGCCTATACTGCGGCAACCAATCTG TCTAATTATTTGCGGAAGATTTCTCTGAGAATGCTCTCTATGGAGATGAAGACACAACAGGCCCCTAGAAATTCTCGAGTGGTTCCAGATCAAACCAACTCCCGGAAG GAATTGCCGATCTGGACCATTTACGGGCCCATCGGGTGGGACCCCACCGCAGGGACGCCCCCAACCGGAGGTGTTTGGCGTGCCAAGCTTCAGCTCAAGGATCGCAGCAGGATCGTTGATATGATGTATGTTGGGTCTCTAATTAATTTGATTTGA